A genome region from Sceloporus undulatus isolate JIND9_A2432 ecotype Alabama chromosome 1, SceUnd_v1.1, whole genome shotgun sequence includes the following:
- the GPR68 gene encoding ovarian cancer G-protein coupled receptor 1, with translation MENPSEEVKAKNELGIYLCNLTIADLLYIFSLPFWLQYVLQHDNWTYDELLCKICGILLYENIYISVAFLCCISIDRFLAVVYPFRFHQFRTMKAATVVSMVIWTKEILTCWLVFTHGEVSKDSESHVVCFEHYPIKTWEHNINFYRFTAGFFFPFSLLFVSYYGILRVVRKSHGTQKKKKIQIKRLVSSTIAIFMVCFGPYHVLLLVRSLFETSCEFAARIFNVYHISLLLTTFNCVADPILYCFSSENTYQDFVKLGNTCLNCLKCRQTEAKESYPLSTPEAVKKIRGQTVVDSELLSEVQVLHEMEESSANTFPKGRGM, from the exons ATGGAAAACCCTTCAGAGGAG GTTAAGGCCAAGAATGAACTAGGAATCTACCTTTGCAATTTGACCATAGCAGATTTGCTTTATATTTTTTCCCTGCCCTTTTGGCTGCAGTACGTTTTACAGCATGATAATTGGACGTATGATGAACTCTTATGCAAAATCTGTGGCATCCTCCTGTATGAAAATATTTACATCAGCGTGGCCTTCCTCTGCTGTATTTCAATTGACCGCTTTCTAGCTGTTGTATATCCTTTTCGCTTCCATCAGTTTCGGACTATGAAGGCTGCTACAGTGGTGAGCATGGTTATTTGGACCAAGGAAATTCTGACTTGCTGGCTTGTTTTTACACACGGTGAAGTGAGCAAAGATTCTGAGAGCCATGTGGTGTGCTTTGAACATTATCCCATTAAAACATGGGAACACAACATAAATTTCTATCGTTTCACTGctggtttcttctttccattttcactGCTATTTGTTTCTTATTATGGAATCCTACGAGTTGTTCGCAAGAGTCATGGCactcagaaaaaaaagaagattcAAATTAAACGCTTGGTTTCGAGCACGATTGCCATTTTCATGGTTTGCTTTGGACCGTATCATGTTCTGTTGTTGGTGCGCAGCCTTTTTGAGACAAGCTGTGAATTTGCTGCCAGAATTTTTAATGTTTACCATATTTCGCTTTTGCTGACTACTTTTAATTGTGTTGCAGATCCAATATTGTATTGCTTTTCCAGTGAGAACACTTATCAGGATTTTGTCAAACTTGGAAACACATGTTTAAACTGTCTAAAATGTAGGCAGACAGAAGCCAAAGAATCCTACCCACTGAGTACTCCAGAAGCTGTCAAAAAAATCAGAGGGCAGACTGTTGTAGACTCAGAGTTGTTGAGTGAAGTACAAGTTCTTCATGAAATGGAAGAAAGCTCAGCCAACACATTTCCAAAAGGAAGAGGGATGTAA